TTGTTGACGAAGTTCGCGTCCTCGGACGCGATGATCGCGCGCTTCAGGTTGCGCGAGATCTGGTCGTACGGCACCCACTCGTGCTGGATCGAAAGACCGGGCCGGTCGGAGGACAGACGTGCGGCGTCGGTGCGCATGAACGCCGTGGTTTGCGGATCGACGAAGTTCCAGAGCGCGATTTGCGCGAAGTAGAAGAGTTGCGTGGCGATCCACGCAATCGCGAACACCGAGACGATCCAGGCGAGCCAGCGCCGCGCGCCGGGACGGTTTCGGGACTGCGCGCGCCGCCCGCTGCCGCTCGCAACTGACGCGGCTTGCGCACCGATGGCTTGCCTGCGCATGGCGTCGTCTCCGTGTTGTACGAGCGGCGCTCGGCGTTACGCAGCCTGCGCGGCCAACTGCGCGCGCAATGCCGCCAGCACCGGTGCGCCCTCGGGCCGCACGCCGCGCCACACGAAGAACGACTCGGCGGCCTGCTCGACCAGCATGCCGAGGCCGTCAGCCGCGCGCGCGCCGAGTGCCTGCGCATGGCGCATGAACACGGTGGGCTGCGCGCCGTACATCATGTCGTAGGCAAGCGTGCCCGTGCCGAACGCGCGTTCGTCGCACTCGGGCAAGGCCGCATCGAGACTGCCCGCCGTCGCGTTCACGATTACATCGTAGGGTTTGGTATCAACCGCTTGCGGGCCTCCGCCGTTCAGCAGAGTTTCGAATTCGCCCGCTGCACCCGCGAACTGCTCGATGAGCGCGTGCGCCTTGGGCGCCGTGCGGTTCACGATCGTGATCTCGCACGGACGGCGCTCGAGCATCGGCAGCACAACGCCGCGCGCCGCACCACCCGCGCCAAGCAGCAGCACGCGCGCCCCTTCAAGCGAAACGCCAAGGTTCACCTCGATGTCGCGCACGAGGCCGAAGCCGTCGGTGTTGTCGCCGAAGATACCGTCTGCGTCGAAGCGCAGCGTGTTCACCGCACCCGCCGCCGCCGCGCGTGGCGAGAGCTTGTGCGCGAGCGCGTGAGCCTCCAGCTTGAACGGCACGGTCACGTTCAGCCCGCGGCCGCCCGCCGCATGGAATGCCTGCACGTGCTCGACGAAACCGTCGAGCGGCGCGAGCAGGCGGTCGTATTCGACGCGCTCGCCCGTTTGCAGCGCAAACTGCGCGTGAATGTACGGCGACTTGCTGTGCGCCACCGGGTTGCCGACTACGGCGTAACGGTCGGCGTGCGCAACGGGCTTCGACTCGCTAACGCTCATTCGCGCGGCTCCGTAGCGTGCTGTTCGCTCGATTGTTCTGCTGGCGCGGGCGCATCGCTGGCCGTCTCGCCTTCGCCTTCGTCCGCTTCCGCGACGGCTTCCGCTTCGCTTTGCGCGGACTCGTCGGCGGCTTCGA
The Paraburkholderia acidiphila genome window above contains:
- the aroE gene encoding shikimate dehydrogenase: MSVSESKPVAHADRYAVVGNPVAHSKSPYIHAQFALQTGERVEYDRLLAPLDGFVEHVQAFHAAGGRGLNVTVPFKLEAHALAHKLSPRAAAAGAVNTLRFDADGIFGDNTDGFGLVRDIEVNLGVSLEGARVLLLGAGGAARGVVLPMLERRPCEITIVNRTAPKAHALIEQFAGAAGEFETLLNGGGPQAVDTKPYDVIVNATAGSLDAALPECDERAFGTGTLAYDMMYGAQPTVFMRHAQALGARAADGLGMLVEQAAESFFVWRGVRPEGAPVLAALRAQLAAQAA